In a single window of the Terriglobus roseus genome:
- the fabD gene encoding ACP S-malonyltransferase: MSNIAFLFPGQGSQTVGMGRDLAEKFPVAKAVFEEADDALGYSLSALCFDGPEEQLKQTEYTQPAILTVSVAAARVLAEHGITASFAAGHSLGEYSAHVAAGTFSFADAVRTVRSRGQFMQDAVPEGKGGMAAILGLDAARIGELCQQASDEMNCIVAPANLNAPEQTVISGDAVAVARASELCKEAGAKRAVTLAVSAPFHCKLMEPAADKLASELERVIFNDPTMPVASNVDARFVSRSTEVRDCLIRQVTGAVRWVECIALLKEAGATTFVEVGPGKVLSGLMRQIDRAQTMLNVEDAASLEKTLAALAESKTT, translated from the coding sequence ATGAGCAACATCGCATTCCTCTTCCCCGGACAGGGTTCGCAGACCGTCGGCATGGGCCGTGACCTTGCAGAAAAGTTCCCCGTCGCCAAGGCAGTTTTCGAGGAAGCCGATGACGCCCTCGGCTACAGCCTGTCAGCGCTTTGCTTCGACGGTCCGGAAGAGCAGCTGAAGCAGACGGAGTACACCCAGCCCGCGATCCTGACCGTCTCGGTCGCCGCCGCACGCGTGCTGGCCGAACACGGCATCACAGCCTCCTTCGCCGCAGGCCACTCCCTGGGTGAGTACAGCGCGCACGTTGCTGCCGGCACCTTCTCATTCGCCGATGCAGTCCGGACCGTCCGCTCGCGTGGCCAGTTCATGCAGGACGCCGTGCCTGAGGGCAAAGGGGGCATGGCCGCCATCCTCGGGCTGGACGCCGCACGCATCGGCGAACTGTGCCAGCAGGCCAGCGACGAGATGAACTGCATCGTCGCACCCGCCAACCTGAACGCGCCGGAGCAGACCGTCATCAGCGGCGACGCCGTCGCAGTCGCGCGCGCCAGCGAGCTGTGCAAGGAGGCCGGTGCCAAGCGCGCCGTGACACTCGCCGTCTCCGCTCCCTTCCACTGCAAGCTGATGGAGCCCGCCGCAGACAAGCTCGCCAGCGAACTGGAGCGCGTGATCTTTAACGATCCGACGATGCCCGTTGCCAGCAACGTCGACGCACGCTTCGTCTCGCGCAGCACCGAGGTCCGCGACTGCCTGATCCGTCAGGTAACCGGCGCCGTGCGCTGGGTCGAGTGCATTGCCCTGCTGAAAGAAGCGGGCGCAACCACCTTCGTCGAAGTCGGCCCGGGTAAGGTCCTGAGCGGCCTGATGCGCCAGATCGACCGCGCACAGACGATGCTGAACGTGGAAGACGCCGCAAGCCTCGAGAAGACGCTGGCGGCACTGGCCGAATCGAAAACCACCTAG
- a CDS encoding glycosyltransferase produces the protein MIDDAARPQEPVTHAPKRIVIASFGSLGDLHPFLALAVELRARGHAVVIATAPHYADRIAALGFEFAPFGLDVSPVDPVIIQRLFHTARGPDYLFRTLFLPHLPEMYTALERICEGADLLVAGEVVFAAPMVAEKTGLKWVSVLLSPISFLSSFDPSVLPPLTRLGTLHFLPRFAQSALMGMAKMTFRRWSGPVHAQRKALGLPFKANALFEGKLHADRVLATFSARFAKAQPDWPAGTVQTGFAYFEQTTAHHAASAPDHENGKHLPVVDEPLAHDAAAADTLASERTAERLREFLNAGPMPLVFTLGSAAVHAAGDFFHVSAGAVHRLNLRAVMITGSADLRALESARILTVPYADYRTLFPFASAVVHQGGIGTTAEALRAGVPSLIVPFNFDQPDNAARAQRLGVAVALPRRKYTRRHAYYAIHRLLRDEGLRGRANAFGEAIRAEEGTKIAVNAIEELL, from the coding sequence GTGATTGACGATGCCGCCCGACCCCAGGAACCTGTAACGCACGCGCCCAAGCGCATCGTCATCGCCAGCTTCGGCTCGCTTGGCGATCTGCACCCATTTCTTGCGCTGGCGGTGGAGTTGCGTGCTCGCGGCCATGCAGTCGTGATCGCTACCGCGCCGCACTACGCGGATCGAATTGCTGCGCTGGGCTTTGAATTCGCACCGTTCGGTCTGGATGTCTCGCCAGTCGATCCGGTGATCATTCAGCGGTTATTCCATACGGCTCGCGGGCCGGATTATCTCTTTCGCACGTTGTTCCTGCCGCACCTGCCGGAGATGTATACCGCGCTCGAACGCATCTGCGAGGGCGCCGATCTGCTGGTTGCCGGCGAGGTAGTCTTTGCAGCGCCAATGGTTGCGGAGAAGACGGGGCTGAAGTGGGTGTCCGTATTGCTGTCACCCATCTCGTTCCTGTCGTCCTTCGATCCCTCGGTGCTGCCGCCACTCACGCGACTTGGAACACTGCACTTCCTGCCACGCTTCGCGCAGAGCGCTTTGATGGGAATGGCGAAGATGACCTTCCGTCGATGGTCCGGACCTGTGCACGCGCAGCGGAAAGCGCTGGGTCTGCCCTTCAAGGCGAACGCTCTCTTTGAAGGCAAGCTGCATGCCGATCGCGTGCTTGCAACGTTCTCCGCAAGGTTCGCGAAGGCACAGCCAGACTGGCCCGCAGGCACGGTGCAGACGGGCTTCGCTTACTTCGAACAGACCACCGCGCACCATGCTGCAAGTGCTCCCGATCATGAGAACGGGAAGCATCTTCCTGTTGTGGATGAGCCGCTGGCACATGATGCGGCAGCGGCAGACACGCTTGCGAGCGAACGCACGGCAGAGCGTCTGCGCGAGTTCCTTAACGCCGGCCCGATGCCGTTGGTGTTCACACTTGGCTCTGCGGCCGTGCATGCCGCGGGTGACTTCTTCCATGTCAGCGCGGGTGCCGTGCATCGTTTGAACCTGCGTGCCGTGATGATTACCGGCAGCGCCGACCTGCGTGCGTTGGAGAGTGCCCGCATCCTGACAGTGCCGTATGCGGACTATCGCACGCTGTTTCCCTTTGCGTCGGCAGTGGTTCACCAGGGCGGCATTGGCACAACGGCCGAGGCGCTGCGCGCCGGTGTCCCTTCGCTGATCGTCCCCTTCAACTTCGACCAGCCGGACAATGCTGCCCGCGCGCAGCGGCTGGGTGTGGCGGTTGCATTGCCTCGCCGGAAGTACACCCGGCGGCACGCGTACTACGCCATCCATCGGCTCCTGCGCGATGAGGGACTGCGGGGCAGGGCAAACGCCTTCGGCGAAGCGATTCGAGCGGAAGAAGGCACAAAAATCGCGGTAAATGCCATAGAAGAGCTGCTTTAG
- a CDS encoding ATP synthase F0 subunit B, which yields MKIALKMKFVSAVLLAFALATTTPKVRAQAQPASDRQAASTSTASGQTSEPEANDKDSKKEAEGGEEAFRKSPSVIKLGGMLGMNPGTASAVFEWFNALVLFAAVGYGLAKMLPKAFRARTEGIQKNIVEARVATEEARARLSAVEARLGKLDGEIAALRSENDKAAAEEEAHIHATIEEEKQRILQAAEQEIAAASAAAQRDLRAYAAGIAVDRAAAQLNITPEDDRVLIANFAGKLTEGSRN from the coding sequence ATGAAGATTGCCCTCAAGATGAAGTTTGTGTCCGCTGTACTGCTGGCTTTTGCGCTGGCAACCACCACGCCGAAGGTTCGCGCCCAGGCTCAGCCTGCATCGGACCGTCAGGCCGCGTCGACGTCGACTGCTTCCGGGCAAACGTCCGAGCCAGAGGCTAACGACAAGGATTCGAAGAAGGAAGCTGAGGGAGGCGAAGAGGCCTTCCGTAAGTCGCCTTCGGTGATCAAGCTCGGCGGCATGCTTGGCATGAATCCCGGGACCGCTTCGGCTGTCTTCGAGTGGTTTAACGCACTCGTACTGTTTGCTGCCGTGGGTTACGGTCTGGCGAAGATGCTGCCCAAGGCCTTCCGCGCGCGCACCGAGGGCATCCAGAAGAACATCGTGGAAGCTCGCGTTGCGACCGAAGAAGCGCGTGCGCGTCTGTCCGCTGTCGAGGCTCGCCTTGGCAAGCTGGATGGCGAAATCGCCGCTCTGCGCTCTGAGAATGATAAGGCCGCTGCGGAAGAAGAAGCTCACATCCACGCCACCATCGAAGAAGAGAAGCAGCGTATCCTCCAGGCGGCCGAGCAGGAAATCGCCGCGGCTTCCGCAGCCGCACAGCGTGATCTGCGTGCGTATGCCGCGGGGATCGCAGTGGATCGTGCAGCCGCACAGTTGAACATTACGCCTGAAGATGACCGCGTCCTGATCGCGAACTTCGCGGGCAAGCTCACGGAAGGGAGCCGTAACTAA
- the atpH gene encoding ATP synthase F1 subunit delta: MAAFELRYARAFQQVTAAQGMNLDAVRSQLEDFAATFDASHNLREFLLNPALPQADKLKVLDAVAARVGLDKTVRNFIAVLMDHGRMHFLREIAAEYSALADEANSIAEVEITSAKPLQSDERNLLESKASELAGGKVRVTWAEDAALLGGAVIRLGSSVYDGSVRGQLQGLKAHLAGV, from the coding sequence ATGGCCGCCTTTGAGCTTCGCTACGCACGCGCCTTCCAGCAGGTCACCGCTGCGCAAGGCATGAACCTTGACGCGGTACGCTCGCAGCTCGAGGATTTTGCTGCGACCTTCGATGCGAGCCACAATCTTCGCGAGTTTCTTCTGAATCCGGCATTGCCGCAGGCAGACAAGCTGAAGGTGCTGGATGCCGTTGCGGCACGCGTTGGCCTGGATAAGACAGTTCGCAACTTCATCGCGGTCCTGATGGACCACGGCCGCATGCACTTTCTGCGGGAGATTGCCGCGGAGTACAGCGCGCTCGCCGATGAGGCAAATAGCATCGCTGAAGTCGAGATCACCAGCGCCAAGCCGCTGCAGAGCGATGAGCGCAACCTGCTTGAGAGCAAGGCATCCGAACTGGCTGGCGGCAAAGTGCGCGTCACCTGGGCTGAGGATGCGGCGCTCCTGGGTGGCGCAGTGATTCGCCTTGGTTCGAGCGTCTACGACGGATCGGTGCGAGGACAATTGCAGGGCTTGAAAGCGCACCTGGCCGGCGTATAA